The following coding sequences lie in one Lemur catta isolate mLemCat1 chromosome 11, mLemCat1.pri, whole genome shotgun sequence genomic window:
- the EN2 gene encoding homeobox protein engrailed-2, producing the protein MEENDPKPSEAAAVEGQRQPESSPSGGGSGAGGGSPGDADTGRRRALMLPAVLQAPGNHQHPHRITNFFIDNILRPEFGRRKDAGTCCAGVGGGRGGGEGGASSAEGGGGAGGAEQQLLGSGAREPRQNPPCAPGAGVQLPAGGSDSSGDGEGGSKALSLHGGAKKGSDPGGPLDGALKARGLGGGDLSVSSDSDSSQASANLGAQPMLWPAWVYCTRYSDRPSSGPRSRKPKKKNPNKEDKRPRTAFTAEQLQRLKAEFQTNRYLTEQRRQSLAQELSLNESQIKIWFQNKRAKIKKATGNKNTLAVHLMAQGLYNHSTTAKEGKSDSE; encoded by the exons ATGGAGGAGAATGACCCCAAGCCCAGCGAAGCCGCGGCGGTGGAGGGACAGCGGCAGCCTGAATCCAGCCCCAGTGGCGGCGGCTCAGGCGCCGGCGGCGGCAGCCCCGGCGACGCGGACACAGGGCGCCGGCGGGCTCTGATGCTGCCCGCGGTCCTGCAGGCGCCAGGCAACCACCAGCACCCGCACCGCATCACTAACTTCTTCATCGACAACATCCTGCGGCCCGAGTTTGGCCGGCGAAAGGACGCGGGGACGTGCTGTGCGGgcgtgggaggaggaagaggaggcggCGAGGGCGGCGCGAGCAGTGCCGAGGGAGGTGGCGGCGCGGGCGGCGCCGAGCAGCAGCTCTTGGGGTCGGGCGCCCGGGAACCCCGGCAGAACCCACCCTGTGCGCCCGGCGCGGGCGTGCAGCTTCCCGCGGGTGGCAGCGACTCTTCGGGCGACGGGGAAGGCGGGTCCAAGGCGCTCTCGCTGCACGGTGGCGCCAAGAAAGGCAGCGACCCCGGAGGCCCCCTGGACGGGGCGCTCAAGGCCCGCGGCTTGGGCGGCGGCGACCTGTCGGTGAGCTCGGACTCGGACAGCTCGCAGGCCAGCGCCAACCTGGGCGCGCAGCCCATGCTCTGGCCGGCCTGGGTGTACTGTACGCGCTACTCGGACCGGCCTTCTTCAG GTCCCAGGTCTCGCAAACCAAAGAAGAAGAACCCGAACAAAGAGGACAAGCGGCCTCGCACAGCCTTCACCGCGGAGCAGCTGCAGAGGCTCAAGGCCGAGTTCCAGACCAACAGGTACCTGACGGAGCAGCGGCGCCAGAGCCTGGCGCAGGAGCTCAGCCTCAACGAGTCGCAGATCAAGATCTGGTTCCAGAACAAGCGCGCCAAGATCAAGAAGGCCACGGGCAACAAGAACACGCTGGCCGTGCACCTCATGGCGCAGGGCCTGTACAACCACTCCACCACCGCCAAGGAGGGCAAGTCGGACAGCGAGTAG